One stretch of Nicotiana tabacum cultivar K326 chromosome 18, ASM71507v2, whole genome shotgun sequence DNA includes these proteins:
- the LOC142172761 gene encoding uncharacterized protein LOC142172761, translated as MNIANNIKSTIPQTESTRRYLKFVEESFRSADKSLAGTLMAELMTMKFDGSRSMQNYIIEMTNIAARLQTLGMKVDDCFLVQFILNSLPPECGPFQINYNTIKDKWNVSELSSMRTKEESRLKKQRSHSINLMGQGAGKGLKVNANKFKKKKAPAKAQQDANKEHKADTCRFCNKEGHYQKDCLKRKAWFEKKGTISAFICFESNLVEVLNNTWWLDSGATAHISTTLQGFLTIQTTNPNKDFLLMGNRMKSPIEGIGTYRLIMETGRHLDLLQTLYVPSVSRNLISHSRLDVSGFDLKFRNGCFNLYKNAIFYGFGFLSDGLYKLKLDIGFSESLLTIQHNVGIKRSSLDESSA; from the coding sequence ATGAATATTGCCAACAACATTAAGAGTACTATTCCACAAACAGAAAGTACCAGACGATACCTGAAGTTTGTGGAAGAAAGTTTTCGTTCTGCAGATAAGTCTCTTGCTGGTACACTAATGGCTGAACTCATGACCATGAAGTTTGATGGGTCGCGTAGTATGCAAAACTATATCATCGAGATGACTAACATTGCAGCAAGACTTCAGACCTTGGGGATGAAAGTGGATGACTGCTTCTTGGTTCAGTTTATTCTGAACTCATTACCTCCTGAGTGTGGACCTTTTCAAATTAACTATAACACTATTAAGGATAAATGGAATGTTAGTGAATTATCCAGTATGCGTACTAAGGAGGAATCGAGACTGAAGAAACAAAGGAGTCATTCAATTAACCTCATGGGTCAAGGAGCTGGTAAAGGACTTAAAGTGAATGCTAACAAGTTCAAGAAAAAGAAAGCACCTGCTAAAGCTCAACAAGATGCTAACAAGGAACATAAGGCAGATACGTGTCGTTTTTGTAACAAGGAAGGACACTATCAGAAAGATTGCCTGAAACGTAAAGCTTGGTTCGAAAAGAAAGGTACAATTAGTGCTTTTATATGTTTCGAATCAAATTTAGTAGAAGTTCTTAATAATACTTGGTGGCTTGATTCTGGTGCAACTGCTCATATATCTACTACGTTACAGGGATTCCTTACGATCCAaactacaaatccaaataaggattTCTTGTTAATGGGAAATCGTATGAAGTCTCCAATTGAAGGCATAGGGACTTATCGTTTGATCATGGAGACTGGACGTCACCTTGATCTATTACAAACTCTTTATGTACCTTCAGTTTCTAGGAATTTGATTTCTCATTCAAGACTTGATGTTTCTGGATTTGATTTAAAGTTTAGAAATGGATGTTTCAATTTATACAAGAATGCTATTTTTTATGGTTTTGGCTTTCTTAGTGAtggtttatataaattgaaactcgaTATTGGTTTTTCTGAATCCCTTCTTACTATTCAACATAATGTTGGAATTAAACGTAGTTCACTAGATGAAAGTTCTGCTTAA